The Candidatus Methylomirabilota bacterium DNA window GCAAGCTGACGCAGGCGACGGTGTCGCTAGCGCGGCCGGGGATACGCCAGGATCACCCAGATTATTTCCCGCTCGTGGTCGCGAACTACATCCTGGGTGGTGGCTCGGCCTCACGGCTTTACACGAAGGTGCGGGAGGAGCGCGGGCTCGCGTACTCCGTCTACAGCGGCCTCGGCCCCGGTCGCTATGGCTCGTCCTACTTCGTGGGGCTCCAGACACGACTTGAGACCGTGGACGAGGCCGTGCGCTTGGTGAAGGAAGAGCTGGCGCGTATGGCGCGCGAGCCCGTCACAGCGCGTGAGCTCGAGCTGGCCAAGGCGTACCTGATCGGCAGCTACCCGCTTCGGACCGACACCTCGGGCAAGATGGCGGGGCTCCTGGTGGCGGTGGAGGAGAACCAGCTCGGTCTGGACTGGCCCGACCGCTTCAAGGCTGGGGTCTCGCGCGTCACCGCCACGGACGTCAGGCGCGTGGCGACGACCTACATGGACCCGGCGACATTCTCGTCGGTCACCGTCGGGAAATAGGCGGGGGGCAAGTAGCTGGAGTGAGCCGCGCTCTCTCTGATTCAGCGGGGCGTCCTGAAGTATCTCAGGACGTATTCCTTGTTCTCCGGGTACCAG harbors:
- a CDS encoding insulinase family protein, whose translation is KLTQATVSLARPGIRQDHPDYFPLVVANYILGGGSASRLYTKVREERGLAYSVYSGLGPGRYGSSYFVGLQTRLETVDEAVRLVKEELARMAREPVTARELELAKAYLIGSYPLRTDTSGKMAGLLVAVEENQLGLDWPDRFKAGVSRVTATDVRRVATTYMDPATFSSVTVGK